One window of Perca flavescens isolate YP-PL-M2 chromosome 6, PFLA_1.0, whole genome shotgun sequence genomic DNA carries:
- the LOC114556835 gene encoding uncharacterized protein LOC114556835 — MQSLIGNDQGVMHGVMYQHSTLKEVLATVRAFLTEFQTEAVLIRIQPESFEKNTVNQMVQSLIGNDQHVWVTSGMPNMGQVRGKIVFLQKSTFTLGIPLIDTDGKGQTKVTNVKDKDNRIIKQLNQATEACGGDNEVLTYTSGTGFGTFWGMFLTPKRVAEKVNPWFNQYLRQFYPNQPRPCFGIIAMDFPGIDLIQTVINLNWW, encoded by the coding sequence ATGCAGAGTCTGATTGGCAATGACCAGGGGGTCATGCATGGGGTGATGTACCAGCACAGCACTCTCAAGGAAGTCCTAGCCACTGTCCGAGCCTTCCTGACAGAGTTTCAGACTGAAGCTGTGCTCATTAGAATCCAACCAGAGTCTTTTGAGAAAAACACTGTCAATCAAATGGTGCAGAGTCTGATTGGCAACGACCAGCATGTCTGGGTGACTTCTGGTATGCCAAATATGGGTCAGGTCAGGGGGAAAATAGTCTTTTTGCAGAAGAGCACCTTCACACTAGGAATCCCCCTCATAGATACAGACGGGAAAGGTCAAACCAAGGTTACTAACGTTAAAGATAAAGACAACCGAATTATAAAGCAGCTGAACCAAGCCACTGAAGCCTGTGGGGgtgataatgaggttctgactTACACTAGCGGCACTGGCTTTGGTACTTTCTGGGGAATGTTTCTGACTCCAAAGAGAGTGGCTGAAAAGGTAAACCCATGGTTCAATCAATACCTGAGACAGTTTTACCCCAATCAGCCCAGGCCATGCTTTGGTATCATTGCCATGGACTTTCCTGGCATTGACCTCATTCAAACT